TTTCTCTAATACTCTACACCATAGATCATGAGTAGAGGCCTTTATTTCTTGTAATGCGACATAATCTCGTTTATGCGTAAGAATAGCTTCAAATTGGAAAGGTAATTTCTTTTTGCGACCAGCCGTATTCCAGGTAATGAGTTTCATAACCCTTAAATAAACATAGGCAAGGTAAATCAAATAGACAGAACAAAAAGAGTACCTTACTCTGGTATAGTTTTATGACTTAATTTCTGTCCAATAAGAATTAATTCGGACTTTCACATCTGATCTTTTTCAGAACATTGCAGCCTATGAGAAGGTGTTTTTATTGGTCATAGAAGTTGTTATGTAATTGAAAAGATTTACAGCCCTATATTTCTTTTATGAATAGGGTGAGTGAAGAGTTATAAACCAAAAATGTTGGTGAAATTGTTGGTGAAAAAGAAAAAGCCACTCACAATTTTGATCGTAAGTGGCTGATTATCAAGTGATCCCGCCAGGACTCGAACCTGGAACCTACTGCTTAGAAGGCAGTTGCTCTATCCAGTTGAGCTACGAGACCTTTAAGCTTTCCTTCATTGTGAAGGTCTGTCCTAAATGAGCTGCAAATGTACGAAATATATATTTTATGATGCAAGACCTTGTTGGGAAATTCTTTAACGGTACCCTTGCGCCTGCAAATCAAAAAGCTCAGCATATTTGCCTCCCTTCATTACCAACTCTTCATGCGTGCCTATCTCTAAAAGTTGCCCTTTTTCCAGTACTAATATACGGTCTGCCATGCGAACCGTAGAGAAGCGGTGCGAAATGAGTACGGCACTTTTTCCCTCTGTAAGATCAGCAAAGCGGCGAAATACCTCATACTCCGCACGAGCATCTAAAGCTGCGGTAGGTTCGTCCAATACCAGAAGCTGAGCATCCCGCATGTAAGCACGACTGATTGCTATTTTCTGCCATTCTCCTCCCGATAAATTTACCCCTTCCGCAAAGCGTCTGCCAATCATTTGATCGTAGCCTTGAGGTAGTTTGCGGATGACCTGATCGGCCATACCTCGGTAAGCCGCGTCATCCAGCTTGGCGTAATTCATCCTTTCTTCAATTTTGCCAACGGCTATATTGGTGGAGGCATTCATCTGATATCTTACGAAATCTTGGAAGATTACTCCTATAGCTTCCCGCAGCTGCTCTGGGCTATACTCTCGCAGGTCTTTTCCGTCGAGTAGTATACGCCCTTCACTGGGGTCGTACAGGCGAGTGAGTAACTTAATGATCGTTGTTTTTCCTGCACCATTTTCGCCTACCAAAGCTAATTTTTCTCCAGCATGTAAGGTGAAACTAAGGTGACGGACAGCCCAAATATCGGTGTTAGGGTAATGAAAGCCTACATTTTCAAAAGTGAAGCCCTGCCGTATTGGCTGAGGTACTGGCAAAGCTTTTGGGCCTGATGCAATTAATGGACGCATCTCAAAGAAATCGAAAAAGTCTTGTAGGTAAAGGGCTCCTTCTGCCATACTTGAGAATTGATTCAGTACGTTTTCCAGCAAGCTTCTAAGCCTAGCAAAAGATCCTGCTAAAAAGGTAAGGTCACCAATGCTTAATTGACCATTTACCGTTTGCAGGATAATCATAACATAAGCAGCATAATAACCAGCACTGCCAATGCTTGCAAAAACACTACCCCAGCGCGCACGAGAGATAGCAACCTTTTGGTTAGCCTGATAATATTTATCGGCCAGTTGGCTAAAATGATCAACCAGAAAGTCTGACAAACCAAAAATTTTGACTTCTTTGGCAGTCTCATCACTGGCACCAATAAAGCGAAAATAGTCTAGTTCTCGCCGCTCAGGTGTCCATTGTGTGTTGAGCGAATAGCTACGTTCGTTGAAGTGCGACTCTCCTAAAAATGCCGGAACAACTGCTACTAAAATTAGTAAAATTAGCCAGGGGTTAAAGGCTACTAGTCCCGCAGCCAGAAATCCAATAGTAATAATACTTTGAAACTGACTCAATACCTGCGTCATTAAAGTAGTGCGGCGTACGGTCTGGCGGCGAGCCCGCTCCAGTTTGTCATAAAAATCAGCGTCTTCAAACTGGGCCAGATCAAGAGAGCCAGCATGACGCATTAGTCGTACTGACGATTCGTTAGCAAACTTATCTCCCAGAAGACTATCCAGAAGCACAGTAGCCCGGTTGATGGCATCCGATACTATAGCTAACAGAAGCTCCAGGCCTATGTATGTAAATAGTAGTGTAAGGTCTTCTGAATTGCTACTTTGGGTAATGCGTACTACTTCATCAATTATTAGCTTGCCAATGTAGAGGGTGGTTACCGGAATAGCGGCTCTTACCACTCTTAAAAAAACATTGGCAGCAAACATTTGAGGGCTAACCTGCCATATCAGTTTAAAAAAAGCCGGTAGGTGACGAAGTGCCTGAAAGCGTTCTTTTAATGAGAGGCTTTCCCTTTTTCTGGCCTTTTCCTTTGCTGTGGTCTTTGTTTTATTATTGTTATCACTCATTTTCAGGTAGAAAGCGAAACTTTTTGTATACTTACTAAGTATTTTAGCTAATTGCTAATTAAACTCAACTGCCTTGAATACGGCGAGCCAAAACATCCGTTACCTCAGGAGAAAGTACCAGTTCACACAAGAACAAATGGCCCAGAAGCTGGGTATCAAAAGGTCCTTGTTGGGAGCTTACGAAGAGGCCAGAGCTAACCCTAGGCTGGAAGTGCTGGTAAAAGCAGCCGAGATATTCAACGTATCGGTAGATCAGTTAGTTTCTGAAACATTAAGTAAACCACTTCAGGAGAAAGCAGCTCATCGGCAAATAAAAAGAGAGGTAAGGCAGGAAGCTCTACACAGCTTGAGCACAGACATTCCAAAGCCTGAAAGACAGGAGTCTGCGTTAGCTGCTACTCAATTTACCCCCTCTATAAACCATACAGTAGAAAATTTAAGTGCTAACCCATACCGGCAGGAAGGGCAGGAGTCCTCTGCAAGGCCATATCTGCCTCCCCGCAAAATTGAATTTACAACCACTAAAGAGAAAAAATTCATACAACAGGTTCCTTTGGTCCCCGAAAAGGACTTTAAGCAGTATTTCTACCATGCTGTTGAGCCCGATTACCTTAACAATCTGTTAGAGCTTTCTCTTCTTTTGCCTGCCGGGCAGGCTCAGTATCGTGCTTTTGAAGTTGCAGATGAGGCCATGTCTCCTGTTTCTAAAGGAGCTATTGTTGTGGGACGCCTGTGCGAAGGAATACAACGCTTACAAGATGGTAAGCCTCATGTCTTAGTTACCCGAACTGAGGGAGTGCTCTTTCGTAGAGTTTATAACCATATAGAAAAATCGGGTTACCTACTGCTAGAGGCTAACCACAAAGCCTACGACCGAATTAAATTGCCAGTAATGGGCAAAGAAGTAGAAGCCTGGGAGGTTGTATTATTTATTTCGGACGAAGACCCATACCAGTACAAGCCGCAAGCAGATTATACTGCTATGGATATGGCTCAGCTTACTACTGCAGTAAAAGAGCTGCAACGAGAAGTGAAGCTCCTCAAAGAATCGCGTTAATGGTTAGTTGAAGTAGCTTAATAGCAGCGTATGCAACCTGCCAATAGCATCTACCTTCTTACTGGGGTTGCTCACTGCCTGACCCATTTCGTACCAGAGTCCTTCGCCATGATCAATATATTTGCCTGGCTTGTTAGGTAGCTTTTCTTTAGCTTTTTCTGGATTATAATCAGGTAGATACACCGCTTGTAGCAGTGGCATAAGTTCTTCCCACTCCAGGCTACGTACTTCTTTTCTGCCGTTCTGTTCTTTGGTAACCTTCAGGCTTCTGTGGCTAAATTTAGGGTCTACTCTTATGGTTTGAGTTGTCTTCTTGTCTTTAACGACGTAACGTATTTCTAATGGACGTTCTTTTTGCCCTAATTCATAAATAGCCTGTATTACCTCCTGTATAAAGTACTCCCAGTTTTCAGCGTTTTCAGGTATACCTTCCTGCGGGTCGGATTCGTCATATTTTACAAGTAACTCTATAAGGTTTTGGCTGTCCGGAGCTTGTTTAGTACGAAGGGTATTGGTTTGCGCCAGCATATCTATAAGTGCAGGCTTCCAGGCCTTGGGGAGTTTGCCTTTCCACGTAAAATCGTCTTCCAAAGTAAAGCCTTCTTCCAGAATTTCTTCTTCAGAAAGCTGTTCACGTTCAGTATAATTGATCTGAAAATCTATTTGAAGCCCGGCAGGGTTAAAATCTATCTGTAGTCGGTACTCATGACTATAGGGTGGGGGAGCGACCAAAGTCGCAAACTTAATTTCTAACTGCTTGATACGGTTTTTAATAAGTGACATGGAATCTTGTTGGGTAATACGACCGTAAATATAGTGCCTTTTCCTAATGTAGACACAACGCTAATATCTCCCCGAAGTTTTTCTAATGTCTCTTTTACGATATAAAGACCCAATCCAGAGCCTGTACTGTCCTGGTTGGCACGAAAAAACATATCAAATACTTTGTGAAGGTATGCTTCTGCAATCCCCAAACCATTGTCTTCAATTTCAATACTAGCCATAGCCTCATCTATATGTACAGATATTTTAATATAAGAAGAGCGACGATGAGGAGCAGCGTAACGAATTGCATTAGATAACAAATTGTTTAATATTACCCTGAGTCTGTGGCTGTCAGAGAAAAAAGAGTTCTGCTGGCTAACTTCTATTTGCTGCTCTATTAAAGGAGCGTTTTCCATATAGCTCAGATGATCCAGCACATCTTCAATCATAGCTTTAAAATCAATCTTAGCATGTGCTACTTCTGTGCGCGCATTTTTGCTTATGTGTACAATCTCCTGAATAAAATGGTCTAGTTTTTTTACGCTTTTTTCTTTCAGGCTAAGGTAGTCTCTTACTTTATCTAAATTATCCTCCAGTCGTGCCAGTTGTATCAGGCCAAGAATAGAGGTAAGAGGTGCCCTAAGATCATGACTGGCGCGGTAGACAAAACGATCCAACTCATTGTTGATCTTCTTCATCGTCTGATTTTGAGATTCCAGGGCCTCTGTTCGCTCAGCTACTCTCTCTTCCAGCTCAGTATTATATTTTTTTACCTTCTGAGACTCTTCTTCCACTTTACGGATCAGATGGGTAAAAGAATACAGCATGTAATAAGAGATGATGCAGCAGACTCCGAATACGAGCAAATAACCAATTAGTATGGACAAAGGATGAATGGCCAGAGGGGCTACCCCGGTCTTTAGGGTAACTACCACATAATGCAATGAGATGATTACCAGCCCAAAAATAGCTATAGATATAACCTGATAGAACTTTTGCATTAAAAAGACTACTGTTAGCAGTGCCAGAATAAGCAGTAGTGTAGTTTCAGTAATTCTATAGAAGGTAAGCTCGTGTTCGTATAGGTAATCAGTAAGTATACTATGAGTGAAGGTAAGCAGGATCAGACTGCCGAGTAACAAATTTCCAGCGGTAGTAGGCCTTTTTACCTTTACAAAATAAAGCCCCAGAGCAGCAGATAAAAAGAATGTAATATCTGCCAGTAATACGGTTAATGGCTTCTGGTCCAGAAGGTGGATTACAAGCCCAATAGTAATGGAAGGCATAATGAGCAAACAAGAGCCAACAAGTACTTTAACTTTTTCTCTATGATATAGCGTGTCGCTTTGATAAGGTGATGTAAAGTAACGAAGTAAGCTAAAATTTGCCATTAATACTGATTGAGCATAAGATCCAATTAATTTAGCTTTTTTGCCCACATTAGGCTAATGAAGGTAGGTTAACTTTAAACTTTGTCATTTTTCCTAGCTCAGAAGATAGCTCTACAGTACCGTTAAGTTTGTCAATTGTTTCTTTAACGATGTATAGCCCAAGCCCGCTTCCGCTTTTGCTCTGGTTAGCTCTGTAAAACATCTCGTAGATGTGTGGCTGGTGCTCTTCACTTATACCTACTCCATTATCTTCAATTTCTAAAATAGCCACCTTGTGGCTTACCTGCACATCAACAATAACATATGGATTTTCCTGATTAAGGTTAGCATATCTTAATGCATTGGAAATCAGATTTCTCAGAATAACTCTTATCCTTTTAGTATCGGAGTAGAAGTCTTCATTCTGCTGAATACGAAACATTTTTTCTATACGGGCAGTAGACTGATCGTATTGCTGCTCTTCAAAAACTTCATCTACCAACTCTTTAAAGATAATTTTGTCTTTTTGTAGGGAAAGCCTGGCGTTTCTGGACAGGTCCATAATTTCTCGGATAAAGACATCAAGTTTGAGTATGCTTTTCTCCTGTAAATCCAGATAGTGCATAACTGTACTCATATCTTCTTCCTGTCGTGCAATATTAATCAGGCCAAGCACTGAAGAGAGAGGGGCTCTAAGGTCATGGGATACGCTGTATACAAACTGGTCTAGTTCGCTATTTACCTTTTTTAGAGCTGCATTTTGTTGCAAGAGCTTCTCTTCAGATTCTTTTTGTGCGGTT
This window of the Porifericola rhodea genome carries:
- a CDS encoding ABC transporter ATP-binding protein; the protein is MSDNNNKTKTTAKEKARKRESLSLKERFQALRHLPAFFKLIWQVSPQMFAANVFLRVVRAAIPVTTLYIGKLIIDEVVRITQSSNSEDLTLLFTYIGLELLLAIVSDAINRATVLLDSLLGDKFANESSVRLMRHAGSLDLAQFEDADFYDKLERARRQTVRRTTLMTQVLSQFQSIITIGFLAAGLVAFNPWLILLILVAVVPAFLGESHFNERSYSLNTQWTPERRELDYFRFIGASDETAKEVKIFGLSDFLVDHFSQLADKYYQANQKVAISRARWGSVFASIGSAGYYAAYVMIILQTVNGQLSIGDLTFLAGSFARLRSLLENVLNQFSSMAEGALYLQDFFDFFEMRPLIASGPKALPVPQPIRQGFTFENVGFHYPNTDIWAVRHLSFTLHAGEKLALVGENGAGKTTIIKLLTRLYDPSEGRILLDGKDLREYSPEQLREAIGVIFQDFVRYQMNASTNIAVGKIEERMNYAKLDDAAYRGMADQVIRKLPQGYDQMIGRRFAEGVNLSGGEWQKIAISRAYMRDAQLLVLDEPTAALDARAEYEVFRRFADLTEGKSAVLISHRFSTVRMADRILVLEKGQLLEIGTHEELVMKGGKYAELFDLQAQGYR
- a CDS encoding helix-turn-helix domain-containing protein, with the protein product MNTASQNIRYLRRKYQFTQEQMAQKLGIKRSLLGAYEEARANPRLEVLVKAAEIFNVSVDQLVSETLSKPLQEKAAHRQIKREVRQEALHSLSTDIPKPERQESALAATQFTPSINHTVENLSANPYRQEGQESSARPYLPPRKIEFTTTKEKKFIQQVPLVPEKDFKQYFYHAVEPDYLNNLLELSLLLPAGQAQYRAFEVADEAMSPVSKGAIVVGRLCEGIQRLQDGKPHVLVTRTEGVLFRRVYNHIEKSGYLLLEANHKAYDRIKLPVMGKEVEAWEVVLFISDEDPYQYKPQADYTAMDMAQLTTAVKELQREVKLLKESR
- a CDS encoding sensor histidine kinase, which produces MANFSLLRYFTSPYQSDTLYHREKVKVLVGSCLLIMPSITIGLVIHLLDQKPLTVLLADITFFLSAALGLYFVKVKRPTTAGNLLLGSLILLTFTHSILTDYLYEHELTFYRITETTLLLILALLTVVFLMQKFYQVISIAIFGLVIISLHYVVVTLKTGVAPLAIHPLSILIGYLLVFGVCCIISYYMLYSFTHLIRKVEEESQKVKKYNTELEERVAERTEALESQNQTMKKINNELDRFVYRASHDLRAPLTSILGLIQLARLEDNLDKVRDYLSLKEKSVKKLDHFIQEIVHISKNARTEVAHAKIDFKAMIEDVLDHLSYMENAPLIEQQIEVSQQNSFFSDSHRLRVILNNLLSNAIRYAAPHRRSSYIKISVHIDEAMASIEIEDNGLGIAEAYLHKVFDMFFRANQDSTGSGLGLYIVKETLEKLRGDISVVSTLGKGTIFTVVLPNKIPCHLLKTVSSS